A window of the Brassica napus cultivar Da-Ae chromosome C5, Da-Ae, whole genome shotgun sequence genome harbors these coding sequences:
- the LOC125587139 gene encoding uncharacterized protein LOC125587139 has protein sequence MRGLVFGPISGESGLSARGKRLRVEKENVGRPGGVFAGDGELDINEKNSGHVYDKSNAQEQLAEMENLELDEAEASASQGREVLETACRICRGLGFENSFRVDACGQSGGLWLLWREEIGELEVVKSSDQFIHARIGDGAEVINLIVVYAAPSPSRKSGLWAALEEVLRNAEGPVFVGGDFNTIVRIDERSGGNGRLSEDFLKFGDWINDMSLIDMRFHGNQFTWKRGKTESTFLTPEVKGDARRRPFRFEAAWLQHNEFQNLLTASWDRDIDTREALRRLEVTLRKWNREVFRNVQRRKENLLMEITEIQDKIEQDLSDEILVKEGDLLKELEIILEQEEVLWLQKLREKWCVHGDRNTKFFHMSTIIRRKRNRVEKLKKDETQWVSDAKELEKLAVDYFRKLYSLENMDTDI, from the exons ATGCGGGGTTTGGTGTTTGGCCCAATAAGTGGGGAGAGTGGCCTGTCGGCGAGAGGGAAGAGACTACGAGTAGAGAAGGAAAATGTCGGCCGACCAGGTGGTGTTTTCGCAGGAGATGGGGAGCTAGACATAAATGAGAAGAATTCTGGGCATGTGTACGATAAAAGCAACGCTCAGGAGCAACTTGCAGAGATGGAGAATCTGGAGTTGGATGAGGCAGAAGCTAGTGCGAGCCAAGGACGAGAAGTCCTGGAGA CGGCATGCCGGATTTGTCGTGGTCTAGGGTTTGAGAACTCGTTTCGGGTAGATGCATGTGGCCAGAGTGGAGGTTTATGGCTGTTATGGAGGGAGGAGATTGGAGAGCTTGAGGTGGTCAAGTCGTCGGATCAGTTTATACATGCTCGAATCGGGGATGGAGCAGAGGTGATTAATCTGATTGTTGTGTATGCGGCTCCTTCACCAAGCCGTAAAAGTGGCTTATGGGCTGCTTTAGAAGAAGTTTTGCGTAATGCGGAGGGTCCGGTGTTCGTTGGGGGAGACTTTAATACAATAGTGAGGATAGATGAAAGGAGTGGTGGGAATGGGAGATTGTCTGAGGATTTTCTAAAGTTTGGTGATTGGATAAATGATATGTCACTGATTGATATGAGATTTCATGGCAATCAATTCACATGGAAAAGAGGGAAAACTGAAAGCACATTT CTCACACCGGAGGTTAAGGGTGATGCACGTCGACGTCCATTTCGTTTTGAGGCGGCATGGCTACAACACAATGAGTTTCAAAACTTGCTAACAGCTTCATGGGATCGTGATATTGATACAAGAGAGGCTTTGCGGAGGTTGGAAGTGACACTCCGAAAGTGGAACAGAGAAGTTTTCAGAAATGTCCAAAGAAGGAAAGAGAACTTGTTGATGGAGATTACAGAAATACAGGACAAAATTGAGCAAGACCTCTCTGATGAGATCTTGGTAAAGGAGGGAGATCTATTAAAAGAACTTGAGATCATCCTCGAGCAAGAAGAAGTGCTCTGGCTCCAAAAGTTGCGGGAGAAGTGGTGTGTGCATGGAGATAGAAATACCAAGTTCTTTCATATGTCGACAATCATTAGGAGAAAGCGAAATCGAGTGGAGAAGCTAAAGAAAGATGAAACTCAGTGGGTATCAGATGCAAAAGAACTTGAGAAGCTAGCGGtggattatttcagaaaacTATATTCTCTGGAAAACATGGATACAGACATATAA